In Bos indicus x Bos taurus breed Angus x Brahman F1 hybrid chromosome 1, Bos_hybrid_MaternalHap_v2.0, whole genome shotgun sequence, a single window of DNA contains:
- the RPL24 gene encoding 60S ribosomal protein L24, translating into MKVELCSFSGYKIYPGHGRRYARTDGKVFQFLNAKCESAFLSKRNPRQINWTVLYRRKHKKGQSEEIQKKRTRRAVKFQRAITGASLADIMAKRNQKPEVRKAQREQAIRAAKEAKKAKQASKKTAMAAAKAPTKAAPKQKIVKPVKVSAPRVGGKR; encoded by the exons ATGAA GGTCGAGCTGTGCAGTTTCAGCGGGTACAAGATCTACCCAGGACATGGGAGGCGCTACGCCCGGACCGACGGGAAG GTTTTCCAGTTTCTTAACGCAAAATGTGAGTCGGCATTCCTTTCCAAGAGGAATCCTCGTCAGATCAACTGGACTGTCCTCtacagaagaaaacacaaaaagggaCAGTCG gaagaaattcaaaagaaaagaactcGCCGTGCAGTCAAATTCCAAAGGGCCATAACTGGTGCTTCTCTTGCTGATATAATGGCCAAGAGGAATCAGAAACCTGAAGTTAGGAAGGCTCAACGAGAACAAGCTATCAG GGCTGCCAAGGAAGCAAAAAAGGCTAAGCAAGCATCTAAAAAGACAGCAATGGCTGCTGCAAAG GCTCCCACAAAGGCAGCACCTAAGCAAAAGATTGTGAAGCCTGTGAAGGTTTCTGCTCCTCGAGTTGGTGGAAAACGCTAA